One genomic segment of Drosophila willistoni isolate 14030-0811.24 chromosome 2R unlocalized genomic scaffold, UCI_dwil_1.1 Seg200, whole genome shotgun sequence includes these proteins:
- the LOC6643704 gene encoding sodium/hydrogen exchanger 6 isoform X3: MAASSSKAHTCRPQERWKIALITGVVLIGLICHQGCEATDTDIALDAKATLNHRIQSLDLLVFVFLLALTVLTIWLFKHHRVSWLHETGLAVIYGLIVGAIMRYAGSSTPLVHMQVEPEGNPTYTDKLPPDTLWFKYPVNQTNTTKLPEGIKTYAYVFRGQVHDVDENEIDLKATFDPEVFFNIILPPIIFYAGYSLKKKYFFRNLGAILTFAIVGTTLSAFLIGGVMYGCAKLMPKYLSSSLSFLDTLYFGALISPTDPLTILAIFNDLRVDVNLYALVLGESVLNDAVAIVLSGAIQNYGEHYSNTGEFETTAFLRSMSDFFSIFFLSLLIGAAMGCFTALLTKFTRVRDFPLLESALFVLMSYSTFLLAEATELTGVVAVLFCGICQAHYTYNNLSEDSRQRTKQIFELLNFLAENFIFSYIGVSMFTFPKHHFDAGFIITAFICAALGRAVNVYPLSWLLNIKRKPKISTNFQHMLFFAGLRGAMSFALAIRNTVSDARQTMLTATSLIVIFTVIIQGGAANFLLNWLNIPVGVDDETEQLNNYQVHSSDGYLQDMEGGRGKTRISGGGTDGILDTPIEGANGSLSNGATGSHHHRRNSHEKAILARIWGNFDTKFMKPLLTHSRPTLLETLPNCCNPIARLLTTTQQLTQDGGEFRRVDSDSDICIDNDSVNGLTSQTPGGPGPAGGGQAPGRRNSLSRMEIMEHVQSPVSTRIRLLGFYGKKL; this comes from the exons ATGGCAGCCAGTTCATCAAAAGCACACACATGCCGGCCACAGGAACGCTGGAAAATTGCTCTTATAACAGGAGTAGTGCTTATTGGACTAATCTGCCATCAAGGATGTGAGGCAACGGATACGGATATTGCTCTAGATGCCAAGGCCACCTTGAATCATCGTATCCAGAGTCTGgatcttttggtttttgttttccttttggcCCTCACTGTGTTAACAATTTGGCTATTCAAGCATCATCGTGTATCCTGGTTACATGAGACGGGATTGGCTGTCATTTATG GTTTAATCGTGGGCGCCATAATGCGATATGCCGGCTCTTCTACCCCTCTGGTACATATGCAGGTGGAACCTGAAGGTAATCCCACATATACCGATAAATTGCCACCCGACACGCTATGGTTTAAG TATCCTGTTAATCAAACGAATACAACCAAGCTACCGGAAGGAATTAAGACGTATGCGTATGTGTTTCGTGGACAAGTTCATGATGTggatgaaaatgaaattgatttgaaaGCCACATTCGATCCGGAAGtgtttttcaatattattttgCCGCCAATTATCTTTTATGCTGGCTATAGTTTAAAAaag AAATACTTTTTTCGCAATTTGGGtgccattttgacatttgCCATTGTGGGTACCACATTGTCAGCCTTTCTAATTGGCGGCGTTATGTATGGCTGTGCGAAATTGATGCCAAAATATTTAAGCAGCAGTTTATCCTTTCTGGATACATTGTATTTTGGTGCATTAATATCACCCACAGATCCATTAACAATTTTAGCCATATTCAATGATCTGCGTGTGGATGTTAATCTTTATGCATTGGTCTTGGGTGAATCTGTATTAAACGATGCTGTGGCTATTGTACTTAGCGG GGCCATACAAAACTATGGAGAACATTATTCAAATACGGGCGAATTCGAAACCACTGCGTTTTTACGTTCAATGAGTGATTTCTTTTCCATATTCTTCCTATCCCTTTTGATAGGCGCCGCCATGGGCTGTTTTACAGCATTG TTGACCAAGTTTACGCGTGTACGTGATTTTCCTTTACTAGAATCGGCCCTATTTGTCCTTATGAGCTATAGCACATTTTTGTTGGCCGAGGCCACTGAATTAACCGGCGTTGTGGCTGTTTTATTCTGTGGCATTTGTCAGGCTCATTATACGTATAACAATTTGTCCGAGGATTCAAGGCAACGCactaaacaaatatttgagCTCTTGAACTTTTTGGCTGAGAATTTCATCTTCTCATATATTGGAGTGTCCATGTTTACGTTCCCTAAACATCATTTTGATGCCGGGTTCATTATAACAGCCTTT atcTGCGCCGCTTTGGGCCGAGCTGTCAATGTTTATCCTTTGTCTTGGCTCTTAAATATTAAACGCAAAccaaaaatatcaacaaattttcaacatatGCTTTTCTTTGCTG gtTTGCGTGGTGCCATGTCATTTGCTTTAGCGATCCGGAACACTGTGTCGGATGCACGTCAAACTATGTTAACCGCGACATCGCTGATTGTCATCTTCACGGTTATTATACAGGGTGGGGCAGCTAATTTTTTGCTCAATTGGTTAAACATACC TGTGGGCGTCGATGATGAGACTGAACAATTAAATAACTATCAAGTACATAGT tcTGATGGTTATTTGCAGGATATGGAAGGTGGACGCGGCAAGACGCGCATTTCGGGTGGAGGAACTGATGGGATTTTGGATACACCAATTGAGGGGGCAAATGGTAGCCTAAGCAATGGAGCCACTGgcagtcatcatcatcgtcgtaaTAGCCATGAGAAGGCCATATTGGCCAGAATTTGGGGCAACTTTGATACCAA GTTTATGAAACCATTGCTGACACATTCGCGGCCAACATTGTTGGAAACTTTGCCCAATTGTTGCAATCCCATAGCCCGATTGCTTACAACAACACAGCAGCTGACACAG GATGGCGGTGAATTTAGACGTGTGGATTCTGATTCCGACATTTGCATAGACAATGATTCGGTTAACGGTCTTACAAGTCAAACACCCGGCGGACCAGGACCAGCTGGTGGTGGCCAGGCGCCTGGTCGTCGCAACTCCTTAAGTCGC ATGGAAATTATGGAACATGTGCAAAGTCCGGTGTCAACAAGAATTCGTCTGTTGGGATTTTATGgcaaaaagttataa
- the LOC6643704 gene encoding sodium/hydrogen exchanger 9 isoform X1, protein MAASSSKAHTCRPQERWKIALITGVVLIGLICHQGCEATDTDIALDAKATLNHRIQSLDLLVFVFLLALTVLTIWLFKHHRVSWLHETGLAVIYGLIVGAIMRYAGSSTPLVHMQVEPEGNPTYTDKLPPDTLWFKYPVNQTNTTKLPEGIKTYAYVFRGQVHDVDENEIDLKATFDPEVFFNIILPPIIFYAGYSLKKKYFFRNLGAILTFAIVGTTLSAFLIGGVMYGCAKLMPKYLSSSLSFLDTLYFGALISPTDPLTILAIFNDLRVDVNLYALVLGESVLNDAVAIVLSGAIQNYGEHYSNTGEFETTAFLRSMSDFFSIFFLSLLIGAAMGCFTALLTKFTRVRDFPLLESALFVLMSYSTFLLAEATELTGVVAVLFCGICQAHYTYNNLSEDSRQRTKQIFELLNFLAENFIFSYIGVSMFTFPKHHFDAGFIITAFICAALGRAVNVYPLSWLLNIKRKPKISTNFQHMLFFAGLRGAMSFALAIRNTVSDARQTMLTATSLIVIFTVIIQGGAANFLLNWLNIPVGVDDETEQLNNYQVHSVYNSMDNSHQPPSDGYLQDMEGGRGKTRISGGGTDGILDTPIEGANGSLSNGATGSHHHRRNSHEKAILARIWGNFDTKFMKPLLTHSRPTLLETLPNCCNPIARLLTTTQQLTQDGGEFRRVDSDSDICIDNDSVNGLTSQTPGGPGPAGGGQAPGRRNSLSRMEIMEHVQSPVSTRIRLLGFYGKKL, encoded by the exons ATGGCAGCCAGTTCATCAAAAGCACACACATGCCGGCCACAGGAACGCTGGAAAATTGCTCTTATAACAGGAGTAGTGCTTATTGGACTAATCTGCCATCAAGGATGTGAGGCAACGGATACGGATATTGCTCTAGATGCCAAGGCCACCTTGAATCATCGTATCCAGAGTCTGgatcttttggtttttgttttccttttggcCCTCACTGTGTTAACAATTTGGCTATTCAAGCATCATCGTGTATCCTGGTTACATGAGACGGGATTGGCTGTCATTTATG GTTTAATCGTGGGCGCCATAATGCGATATGCCGGCTCTTCTACCCCTCTGGTACATATGCAGGTGGAACCTGAAGGTAATCCCACATATACCGATAAATTGCCACCCGACACGCTATGGTTTAAG TATCCTGTTAATCAAACGAATACAACCAAGCTACCGGAAGGAATTAAGACGTATGCGTATGTGTTTCGTGGACAAGTTCATGATGTggatgaaaatgaaattgatttgaaaGCCACATTCGATCCGGAAGtgtttttcaatattattttgCCGCCAATTATCTTTTATGCTGGCTATAGTTTAAAAaag AAATACTTTTTTCGCAATTTGGGtgccattttgacatttgCCATTGTGGGTACCACATTGTCAGCCTTTCTAATTGGCGGCGTTATGTATGGCTGTGCGAAATTGATGCCAAAATATTTAAGCAGCAGTTTATCCTTTCTGGATACATTGTATTTTGGTGCATTAATATCACCCACAGATCCATTAACAATTTTAGCCATATTCAATGATCTGCGTGTGGATGTTAATCTTTATGCATTGGTCTTGGGTGAATCTGTATTAAACGATGCTGTGGCTATTGTACTTAGCGG GGCCATACAAAACTATGGAGAACATTATTCAAATACGGGCGAATTCGAAACCACTGCGTTTTTACGTTCAATGAGTGATTTCTTTTCCATATTCTTCCTATCCCTTTTGATAGGCGCCGCCATGGGCTGTTTTACAGCATTG TTGACCAAGTTTACGCGTGTACGTGATTTTCCTTTACTAGAATCGGCCCTATTTGTCCTTATGAGCTATAGCACATTTTTGTTGGCCGAGGCCACTGAATTAACCGGCGTTGTGGCTGTTTTATTCTGTGGCATTTGTCAGGCTCATTATACGTATAACAATTTGTCCGAGGATTCAAGGCAACGCactaaacaaatatttgagCTCTTGAACTTTTTGGCTGAGAATTTCATCTTCTCATATATTGGAGTGTCCATGTTTACGTTCCCTAAACATCATTTTGATGCCGGGTTCATTATAACAGCCTTT atcTGCGCCGCTTTGGGCCGAGCTGTCAATGTTTATCCTTTGTCTTGGCTCTTAAATATTAAACGCAAAccaaaaatatcaacaaattttcaacatatGCTTTTCTTTGCTG gtTTGCGTGGTGCCATGTCATTTGCTTTAGCGATCCGGAACACTGTGTCGGATGCACGTCAAACTATGTTAACCGCGACATCGCTGATTGTCATCTTCACGGTTATTATACAGGGTGGGGCAGCTAATTTTTTGCTCAATTGGTTAAACATACC TGTGGGCGTCGATGATGAGACTGAACAATTAAATAACTATCAAGTACATAGT GTATACAATTCCATGGATAATTCACATCAGCCTCCG tcTGATGGTTATTTGCAGGATATGGAAGGTGGACGCGGCAAGACGCGCATTTCGGGTGGAGGAACTGATGGGATTTTGGATACACCAATTGAGGGGGCAAATGGTAGCCTAAGCAATGGAGCCACTGgcagtcatcatcatcgtcgtaaTAGCCATGAGAAGGCCATATTGGCCAGAATTTGGGGCAACTTTGATACCAA GTTTATGAAACCATTGCTGACACATTCGCGGCCAACATTGTTGGAAACTTTGCCCAATTGTTGCAATCCCATAGCCCGATTGCTTACAACAACACAGCAGCTGACACAG GATGGCGGTGAATTTAGACGTGTGGATTCTGATTCCGACATTTGCATAGACAATGATTCGGTTAACGGTCTTACAAGTCAAACACCCGGCGGACCAGGACCAGCTGGTGGTGGCCAGGCGCCTGGTCGTCGCAACTCCTTAAGTCGC ATGGAAATTATGGAACATGTGCAAAGTCCGGTGTCAACAAGAATTCGTCTGTTGGGATTTTATGgcaaaaagttataa
- the LOC6643704 gene encoding sodium/hydrogen exchanger 9 isoform X4 has product MAASSSKAHTCRPQERWKIALITGVVLIGLICHQGCEATDTDIALDAKATLNHRIQSLDLLVFVFLLALTVLTIWLFKHHRVSWLHETGLAVIYGLIVGAIMRYAGSSTPLVHMQVEPEGNPTYTDKLPPDTLWFKYPVNQTNTTKLPEGIKTYAYVFRGQVHDVDENEIDLKATFDPEVFFNIILPPIIFYAGYSLKKKYFFRNLGAILTFAIVGTTLSAFLIGGVMYGCAKLMPKYLSSSLSFLDTLYFGALISPTDPLTILAIFNDLRVDVNLYALVLGESVLNDAVAIVLSGAIQNYGEHYSNTGEFETTAFLRSMSDFFSIFFLSLLIGAAMGCFTALLTKFTRVRDFPLLESALFVLMSYSTFLLAEATELTGVVAVLFCGICQAHYTYNNLSEDSRQRTKQIFELLNFLAENFIFSYIGVSMFTFPKHHFDAGFIITAFICAALGRAVNVYPLSWLLNIKRKPKISTNFQHMLFFAGLRGAMSFALAIRNTVSDARQTMLTATSLIVIFTVIIQGGAANFLLNWLNIPVGVDDETEQLNNYQVHSVYNSMDNSHQPPSDGYLQDMEGGRGKTRISGGGTDGILDTPIEGANGSLSNGATGSHHHRRNSHEKAILARIWGNFDTKFMKPLLTHSRPTLLETLPNCCNPIARLLTTTQQLTQDGGEFRRVDSDSDICIDNDSVNGLTSQTPGGPGPAGGGQAPGRRNSLSRVSTQEHRNNNL; this is encoded by the exons ATGGCAGCCAGTTCATCAAAAGCACACACATGCCGGCCACAGGAACGCTGGAAAATTGCTCTTATAACAGGAGTAGTGCTTATTGGACTAATCTGCCATCAAGGATGTGAGGCAACGGATACGGATATTGCTCTAGATGCCAAGGCCACCTTGAATCATCGTATCCAGAGTCTGgatcttttggtttttgttttccttttggcCCTCACTGTGTTAACAATTTGGCTATTCAAGCATCATCGTGTATCCTGGTTACATGAGACGGGATTGGCTGTCATTTATG GTTTAATCGTGGGCGCCATAATGCGATATGCCGGCTCTTCTACCCCTCTGGTACATATGCAGGTGGAACCTGAAGGTAATCCCACATATACCGATAAATTGCCACCCGACACGCTATGGTTTAAG TATCCTGTTAATCAAACGAATACAACCAAGCTACCGGAAGGAATTAAGACGTATGCGTATGTGTTTCGTGGACAAGTTCATGATGTggatgaaaatgaaattgatttgaaaGCCACATTCGATCCGGAAGtgtttttcaatattattttgCCGCCAATTATCTTTTATGCTGGCTATAGTTTAAAAaag AAATACTTTTTTCGCAATTTGGGtgccattttgacatttgCCATTGTGGGTACCACATTGTCAGCCTTTCTAATTGGCGGCGTTATGTATGGCTGTGCGAAATTGATGCCAAAATATTTAAGCAGCAGTTTATCCTTTCTGGATACATTGTATTTTGGTGCATTAATATCACCCACAGATCCATTAACAATTTTAGCCATATTCAATGATCTGCGTGTGGATGTTAATCTTTATGCATTGGTCTTGGGTGAATCTGTATTAAACGATGCTGTGGCTATTGTACTTAGCGG GGCCATACAAAACTATGGAGAACATTATTCAAATACGGGCGAATTCGAAACCACTGCGTTTTTACGTTCAATGAGTGATTTCTTTTCCATATTCTTCCTATCCCTTTTGATAGGCGCCGCCATGGGCTGTTTTACAGCATTG TTGACCAAGTTTACGCGTGTACGTGATTTTCCTTTACTAGAATCGGCCCTATTTGTCCTTATGAGCTATAGCACATTTTTGTTGGCCGAGGCCACTGAATTAACCGGCGTTGTGGCTGTTTTATTCTGTGGCATTTGTCAGGCTCATTATACGTATAACAATTTGTCCGAGGATTCAAGGCAACGCactaaacaaatatttgagCTCTTGAACTTTTTGGCTGAGAATTTCATCTTCTCATATATTGGAGTGTCCATGTTTACGTTCCCTAAACATCATTTTGATGCCGGGTTCATTATAACAGCCTTT atcTGCGCCGCTTTGGGCCGAGCTGTCAATGTTTATCCTTTGTCTTGGCTCTTAAATATTAAACGCAAAccaaaaatatcaacaaattttcaacatatGCTTTTCTTTGCTG gtTTGCGTGGTGCCATGTCATTTGCTTTAGCGATCCGGAACACTGTGTCGGATGCACGTCAAACTATGTTAACCGCGACATCGCTGATTGTCATCTTCACGGTTATTATACAGGGTGGGGCAGCTAATTTTTTGCTCAATTGGTTAAACATACC TGTGGGCGTCGATGATGAGACTGAACAATTAAATAACTATCAAGTACATAGT GTATACAATTCCATGGATAATTCACATCAGCCTCCG tcTGATGGTTATTTGCAGGATATGGAAGGTGGACGCGGCAAGACGCGCATTTCGGGTGGAGGAACTGATGGGATTTTGGATACACCAATTGAGGGGGCAAATGGTAGCCTAAGCAATGGAGCCACTGgcagtcatcatcatcgtcgtaaTAGCCATGAGAAGGCCATATTGGCCAGAATTTGGGGCAACTTTGATACCAA GTTTATGAAACCATTGCTGACACATTCGCGGCCAACATTGTTGGAAACTTTGCCCAATTGTTGCAATCCCATAGCCCGATTGCTTACAACAACACAGCAGCTGACACAG GATGGCGGTGAATTTAGACGTGTGGATTCTGATTCCGACATTTGCATAGACAATGATTCGGTTAACGGTCTTACAAGTCAAACACCCGGCGGACCAGGACCAGCTGGTGGTGGCCAGGCGCCTGGTCGTCGCAACTCCTTAAGTCGC GTTTCAACACAAGAGCATcgaaataataatttataa
- the LOC6643704 gene encoding sodium/hydrogen exchanger 9 isoform X6, translating into MAASSSKAHTCRPQERWKIALITGVVLIGLICHQGCEATDTDIALDAKATLNHRIQSLDLLVFVFLLALTVLTIWLFKHHRVSWLHETGLAVIYGLIVGAIMRYAGSSTPLVHMQVEPEGNPTYTDKLPPDTLWFKYPVNQTNTTKLPEGIKTYAYVFRGQVHDVDENEIDLKATFDPEVFFNIILPPIIFYAGYSLKKKYFFRNLGAILTFAIVGTTLSAFLIGGVMYGCAKLMPKYLSSSLSFLDTLYFGALISPTDPLTILAIFNDLRVDVNLYALVLGESVLNDAVAIVLSGAIQNYGEHYSNTGEFETTAFLRSMSDFFSIFFLSLLIGAAMGCFTALLTKFTRVRDFPLLESALFVLMSYSTFLLAEATELTGVVAVLFCGICQAHYTYNNLSEDSRQRTKQIFELLNFLAENFIFSYIGVSMFTFPKHHFDAGFIITAFICAALGRAVNVYPLSWLLNIKRKPKISTNFQHMLFFAGLRGAMSFALAIRNTVSDARQTMLTATSLIVIFTVIIQGGAANFLLNWLNIPVGVDDETEQLNNYQVHSVYNSMDNSHQPPSDGYLQDMEGGRGKTRISGGGTDGILDTPIEGANGSLSNGATGSHHHRRNSHEKAILARIWGNFDTKFMKPLLTHSRPTLLETLPNCCNPIARLLTTTQQLTQDGGEFRRVDSDSDICIDNDSVNGLTSQTPGGPGPAGGGQAPGRRNSLSRHLTCN; encoded by the exons ATGGCAGCCAGTTCATCAAAAGCACACACATGCCGGCCACAGGAACGCTGGAAAATTGCTCTTATAACAGGAGTAGTGCTTATTGGACTAATCTGCCATCAAGGATGTGAGGCAACGGATACGGATATTGCTCTAGATGCCAAGGCCACCTTGAATCATCGTATCCAGAGTCTGgatcttttggtttttgttttccttttggcCCTCACTGTGTTAACAATTTGGCTATTCAAGCATCATCGTGTATCCTGGTTACATGAGACGGGATTGGCTGTCATTTATG GTTTAATCGTGGGCGCCATAATGCGATATGCCGGCTCTTCTACCCCTCTGGTACATATGCAGGTGGAACCTGAAGGTAATCCCACATATACCGATAAATTGCCACCCGACACGCTATGGTTTAAG TATCCTGTTAATCAAACGAATACAACCAAGCTACCGGAAGGAATTAAGACGTATGCGTATGTGTTTCGTGGACAAGTTCATGATGTggatgaaaatgaaattgatttgaaaGCCACATTCGATCCGGAAGtgtttttcaatattattttgCCGCCAATTATCTTTTATGCTGGCTATAGTTTAAAAaag AAATACTTTTTTCGCAATTTGGGtgccattttgacatttgCCATTGTGGGTACCACATTGTCAGCCTTTCTAATTGGCGGCGTTATGTATGGCTGTGCGAAATTGATGCCAAAATATTTAAGCAGCAGTTTATCCTTTCTGGATACATTGTATTTTGGTGCATTAATATCACCCACAGATCCATTAACAATTTTAGCCATATTCAATGATCTGCGTGTGGATGTTAATCTTTATGCATTGGTCTTGGGTGAATCTGTATTAAACGATGCTGTGGCTATTGTACTTAGCGG GGCCATACAAAACTATGGAGAACATTATTCAAATACGGGCGAATTCGAAACCACTGCGTTTTTACGTTCAATGAGTGATTTCTTTTCCATATTCTTCCTATCCCTTTTGATAGGCGCCGCCATGGGCTGTTTTACAGCATTG TTGACCAAGTTTACGCGTGTACGTGATTTTCCTTTACTAGAATCGGCCCTATTTGTCCTTATGAGCTATAGCACATTTTTGTTGGCCGAGGCCACTGAATTAACCGGCGTTGTGGCTGTTTTATTCTGTGGCATTTGTCAGGCTCATTATACGTATAACAATTTGTCCGAGGATTCAAGGCAACGCactaaacaaatatttgagCTCTTGAACTTTTTGGCTGAGAATTTCATCTTCTCATATATTGGAGTGTCCATGTTTACGTTCCCTAAACATCATTTTGATGCCGGGTTCATTATAACAGCCTTT atcTGCGCCGCTTTGGGCCGAGCTGTCAATGTTTATCCTTTGTCTTGGCTCTTAAATATTAAACGCAAAccaaaaatatcaacaaattttcaacatatGCTTTTCTTTGCTG gtTTGCGTGGTGCCATGTCATTTGCTTTAGCGATCCGGAACACTGTGTCGGATGCACGTCAAACTATGTTAACCGCGACATCGCTGATTGTCATCTTCACGGTTATTATACAGGGTGGGGCAGCTAATTTTTTGCTCAATTGGTTAAACATACC TGTGGGCGTCGATGATGAGACTGAACAATTAAATAACTATCAAGTACATAGT GTATACAATTCCATGGATAATTCACATCAGCCTCCG tcTGATGGTTATTTGCAGGATATGGAAGGTGGACGCGGCAAGACGCGCATTTCGGGTGGAGGAACTGATGGGATTTTGGATACACCAATTGAGGGGGCAAATGGTAGCCTAAGCAATGGAGCCACTGgcagtcatcatcatcgtcgtaaTAGCCATGAGAAGGCCATATTGGCCAGAATTTGGGGCAACTTTGATACCAA GTTTATGAAACCATTGCTGACACATTCGCGGCCAACATTGTTGGAAACTTTGCCCAATTGTTGCAATCCCATAGCCCGATTGCTTACAACAACACAGCAGCTGACACAG GATGGCGGTGAATTTAGACGTGTGGATTCTGATTCCGACATTTGCATAGACAATGATTCGGTTAACGGTCTTACAAGTCAAACACCCGGCGGACCAGGACCAGCTGGTGGTGGCCAGGCGCCTGGTCGTCGCAACTCCTTAAGTCGC CATTTAACATGCAACTAA